A single region of the Candidatus Zixiibacteriota bacterium genome encodes:
- a CDS encoding alanine racemase, which produces MPQFINDISTPAIVIERAILERNLADMQSLATRNNINLRVHIKTHKIPELAQTQLKQGAVGIAVAKLGEAEIMAGAGIKDIQIANIIVGKDKIRRLVKLNRICRLSVAIDSIENAREISAAFMRERNPIGVLIKVNSGLNRCGSDSLEEITRLLKAAERLKGLNVLGLMTHAGHAYGAGNRKEVQAIGRSEGKLLVDYARKLQTDGYEMKVLSVGSTPTARYCLKVKGITELRVGNYIFNDMTQVSLGTVPVSRCALTVLTTVISVHEGNRVVIDAGSKALALDKGAHGREILKGYGLIVSTGDHISRLSEEHGIIDTPARRYKLGQKIRIIPNHACAVMNLFDEAYLVDGKKAIRKFKIAARGKMN; this is translated from the coding sequence ATGCCTCAATTCATAAACGATATCAGCACCCCGGCGATTGTGATTGAACGCGCGATTCTCGAAAGAAATCTGGCCGACATGCAATCTCTGGCAACAAGAAATAACATAAATCTTCGAGTCCATATTAAGACTCATAAAATACCGGAACTGGCCCAGACGCAGTTAAAACAGGGCGCTGTCGGGATTGCGGTGGCCAAGCTGGGGGAAGCCGAAATCATGGCCGGGGCCGGCATCAAAGATATTCAGATCGCCAATATCATCGTCGGCAAAGATAAGATCCGAAGATTGGTTAAACTTAATCGGATATGCCGCCTATCGGTCGCCATTGATTCGATTGAAAATGCCCGGGAGATTTCCGCCGCTTTTATGCGCGAACGAAATCCAATCGGTGTTCTGATCAAAGTCAATTCCGGTTTAAACAGATGTGGTTCTGATTCATTGGAAGAAATCACTCGATTGCTTAAAGCGGCCGAAAGACTTAAGGGTCTAAATGTTCTCGGTCTGATGACTCATGCCGGGCACGCCTATGGTGCCGGTAATCGAAAAGAGGTGCAAGCGATCGGCCGTTCCGAAGGAAAACTCCTGGTGGATTATGCGCGGAAACTCCAGACAGACGGATATGAAATGAAAGTACTGAGCGTCGGATCGACTCCGACCGCACGTTATTGCTTGAAAGTAAAGGGAATCACCGAGCTTCGTGTCGGAAATTACATTTTTAATGACATGACACAGGTTTCCCTTGGTACAGTGCCTGTCAGCCGCTGCGCCCTGACTGTCCTGACCACCGTTATCAGTGTGCATGAGGGGAATCGGGTTGTCATCGATGCTGGAAGCAAAGCCCTGGCCCTCGATAAGGGCGCTCATGGCCGCGAAATCCTGAAAGGATACGGCCTTATCGTAAGCACCGGCGATCATATTTCCCGATTATCCGAGGAACATGGCATTATCGATACTCCCGCGCGAAGGTACAAGCTGGGGCAGAAAATTAGAATCATCCCCAACCACGCCTGTGCGGTCATGAATCTCTTTGATGAGGCTTATCTGGTCGACGGCAAGAAAGCAATCAGAAAATTCAAAATCGCCGCCAGAGGAAAAATGAATTAA
- a CDS encoding thiamine diphosphokinase, whose translation MLKPNRYFLFLNYKYPPKDFLFYRRKIKSGVTVAVDGGVRFFLKNKALPDIIIGDFDSAPPLSKKYLAQTEVIVFPTAKDKTDSHLALELALERGAGEIEIFGGVSSSEIDHTLGNLFLLELVNKFNRDYKRKVKARLVGPGYEAAMIENGQGDFAGNKGDFLSIIPLSAGPIVDFTGLVYPPPKRPLRIGDSLSLRNQFSGRHAHIKVKGKVVVVVLHKK comes from the coding sequence ATGCTCAAACCGAATAGATACTTCCTTTTTCTTAATTACAAATATCCTCCCAAGGATTTCTTGTTTTATCGGAGAAAAATCAAAAGCGGCGTCACCGTTGCCGTCGATGGCGGCGTCAGATTCTTCTTGAAAAACAAGGCCCTTCCCGATATTATCATCGGCGATTTTGACTCTGCCCCTCCCCTGTCGAAAAAATATCTCGCCCAGACAGAAGTGATTGTCTTCCCAACTGCAAAGGATAAAACCGATAGCCATCTCGCCCTGGAATTGGCCCTCGAACGCGGTGCCGGCGAAATAGAAATATTCGGTGGTGTCAGCAGTTCCGAAATCGATCATACCCTTGGGAATTTATTCCTCCTGGAACTGGTCAATAAATTCAATCGTGATTATAAAAGAAAAGTCAAGGCACGTCTGGTGGGACCGGGATACGAAGCCGCCATGATTGAAAACGGCCAGGGAGATTTTGCAGGCAATAAGGGGGATTTTCTGTCAATAATTCCTCTCTCAGCCGGCCCCATTGTTGACTTCACCGGGCTGGTCTACCCGCCACCGAAAAGACCGCTTCGGATCGGCGATTCGCTCTCGCTTCGCAATCAATTTTCCGGCCGGCACGCCCATATCAAGGTAAAGGGAAAAGTGGTGGTCGTTGTTTTGCACAAAAAATAG
- a CDS encoding GNAT family N-acetyltransferase — MTASDKSRPAFPNEPQSELMLDDGVKIIAVSDLSALESHADAWNKLALSMTAALPMVSHAWVASYFEHQLRPREKWLCLMAYRGDKLLGVLPLLIVPHPIWGTRSPRLRMPGNYDTVSVDAALSESEPEKAFGYLLFALRKAFPSFQSLEFSRLPEKSATLTSLGRIAEHFFAVREAAGFGNYVRIDGTYENYLDSLSHNFRRNLKKNSKKIEQLPDLVTDFHSGCEIKCQHLTTFLDIEASGWKGQAGTSIKQSVSLKAFYEALDRKLRELGWLEYHFLRSGDKAIAGHFAVRFGRTLVLTKIGYDETYAQGAPGNYLFNKNLQRAFERNDTDLIDCLSDEPWHNNWNTCRRSYYNLYLYPKRTLPFIFGMLPRRLHRVARKIPILYNLYHRIRREKNK, encoded by the coding sequence TTGACTGCTTCGGATAAATCGCGCCCGGCTTTCCCCAACGAACCGCAATCGGAATTGATGCTTGATGACGGCGTAAAAATCATCGCGGTCAGCGATTTATCCGCCCTGGAATCGCATGCCGACGCCTGGAACAAACTGGCCCTGAGCATGACTGCCGCGCTGCCGATGGTATCCCATGCCTGGGTCGCCTCATATTTCGAGCACCAGTTGCGCCCACGGGAAAAATGGCTCTGCCTGATGGCCTACCGGGGTGATAAACTGCTCGGCGTTCTTCCCCTCTTGATTGTCCCGCACCCGATCTGGGGAACCAGATCCCCCCGCCTGCGGATGCCCGGCAATTACGACACCGTATCGGTTGATGCCGCCCTGAGTGAATCGGAACCCGAGAAAGCCTTTGGGTACCTGCTTTTCGCTCTCAGAAAAGCTTTCCCCTCTTTCCAGAGTCTTGAGTTCAGCCGCCTCCCCGAGAAATCTGCCACTCTGACTTCTCTTGGCCGAATAGCCGAGCATTTCTTTGCAGTTCGCGAGGCGGCCGGATTCGGCAATTATGTCCGCATCGATGGTACCTATGAGAATTATCTCGACAGCCTTTCGCACAATTTCCGCCGCAATTTGAAAAAGAACAGCAAAAAAATAGAACAACTACCTGATCTGGTGACAGATTTTCATAGCGGCTGCGAAATCAAATGTCAGCATCTGACCACTTTTCTTGATATCGAGGCCTCCGGCTGGAAAGGCCAGGCGGGTACTTCCATAAAGCAATCTGTTTCGCTTAAGGCATTCTATGAAGCTCTTGATAGAAAATTGCGCGAACTGGGATGGCTCGAGTATCATTTCCTTCGCTCCGGTGATAAAGCCATCGCCGGGCATTTCGCCGTCAGGTTCGGCCGGACCTTGGTCCTTACCAAAATCGGCTATGATGAAACCTACGCCCAGGGCGCACCCGGTAATTATCTCTTTAATAAAAACCTCCAGAGGGCGTTTGAGAGAAATGATACTGACCTGATCGACTGCCTCTCTGATGAACCCTGGCATAATAACTGGAATACGTGCCGACGGTCATACTATAACCTCTATCTCTATCCCAAACGAACCCTCCCTTTCATTTTCGGCATGCTCCCCCGGAGATTACATCGGGTGGCGCGGAAAATACCCATCCTCTACAACCTCTACCACCGCATCCGCCGCGAAAAGAACAAATGA
- a CDS encoding glycosyltransferase family 2 protein, producing the protein MKMASRLSVSVIIPTYNRAPLIVRALKSVLGQIGSDDEIIVIDDGSTDNTAEVLQPFQAAIKYIRVPNKGAGAARNHGVSLATKDLIAFLDSDDEWMPGKLELHRAIMQARPDILFTFSDFAITDKHEQVVRKNLRRWHNDPRPWSEILGPGTIYSTIAPLPTRIEDFSFYVGDLYPLEFQANYIFTGTLVVRREAGEAIHFAEDTPVFEDWECFGRLAQKGPAGYLDIETAWQYSHPGFRLTGTDILRSALSRIKISERVWGNDTAFLQKHSGLYQSVLEEQYLTVARQYIAQGKKAEAITALTSVPDAPFKLRALASLPAPLLRTFAAARNLLKSPR; encoded by the coding sequence ATGAAAATGGCCTCAAGACTGAGCGTCTCTGTCATTATTCCCACCTATAATCGCGCCCCTTTGATTGTCAGAGCGTTGAAATCGGTGCTTGGACAGATTGGCAGCGATGATGAAATCATTGTTATCGATGACGGCTCGACCGACAACACCGCAGAAGTTCTTCAGCCGTTTCAGGCTGCCATCAAATATATCAGGGTCCCCAACAAAGGAGCCGGGGCGGCCCGCAATCATGGTGTTTCTCTGGCCACCAAGGACCTCATTGCGTTTCTCGATTCCGATGATGAATGGATGCCCGGCAAACTCGAACTGCATCGTGCCATTATGCAGGCCCGGCCCGATATTCTCTTCACCTTCTCCGATTTTGCCATCACCGACAAACATGAGCAGGTGGTCAGAAAGAACCTCAGGCGCTGGCATAATGATCCAAGACCCTGGAGCGAAATACTCGGCCCTGGAACCATCTATTCGACCATTGCACCTCTTCCCACCAGAATCGAGGACTTCTCCTTCTATGTCGGCGATCTGTACCCCCTCGAATTTCAGGCCAATTATATCTTCACCGGCACGCTTGTGGTGCGACGTGAGGCAGGTGAGGCGATCCATTTTGCCGAGGACACACCGGTTTTCGAGGACTGGGAATGTTTTGGACGACTCGCCCAAAAAGGGCCTGCCGGCTATCTCGATATTGAAACCGCCTGGCAGTACAGCCACCCCGGATTTCGCCTGACCGGCACCGATATTCTTCGTTCCGCTTTGTCGCGCATCAAAATTTCCGAGCGGGTCTGGGGAAACGATACTGCTTTTTTGCAGAAGCATTCCGGTTTATATCAATCAGTCCTTGAAGAGCAATACCTGACTGTGGCGCGGCAATATATCGCGCAGGGGAAAAAGGCTGAGGCGATTACCGCTCTCACCAGTGTCCCCGATGCACCGTTCAAGCTCCGGGCCTTGGCATCTCTTCCCGCCCCGCTCCTTCGTACTTTCGCCGCCGCCCGAAATCTTCTGAAATCCCCCAGATAG